ATCTACCTATATTCCTTGTTCTTATTCAGTTTCTTTTCTTCCTGATGCTTGAAATGATTCTGGTAAGATAAATGTCGAATAAAGGAATTGCCGTTGCCTTCCTCATTATTTCATTATGGGGATCACATCTTTTTTACATTCTGAACTACACAACTCCCGATCCATTATCTCCGTTATTCTATCTACACATCATTATCCAGTCGTATCTCTATACGGGATTGTTCATAACTGGTCATGACGCAATGCACGGGACGGTGAGCAGCAACAAACTGATCAACAAAATAACCGGCTATCTGGCAACATTTCTCTTTGCGGGGATGTCGTATAATCGTTTGATAACGCACCATTTCGACCATCACCGGTTTCCCGGGACCGATCGGGATCCCGATTTTAATGTGAAATCACAGAATTTTTGGGTGTGGTGGGTTACATTTATGATCAGATATACTACGATATGGCAAATAATCGTGATGGCAGCCGGATACAATATTCTCAAGTTATGGTTTTCAGAGGCTGCTATTATATTGTTTTGGGTATTGCCTGCATTTCTGGGGACACTTCAACTTTTTTATTTTGGTACCTATCTTCCGCATAAATATCCACATACGGAAGAGATGAAACCGCACAACGCAAGATCACAGGTTAAAAACCATATTCTTGCTATGCTCAGTTGCTATTTTTTTGGATATCACTATGAGCACCACAGTTATCCCGCAGTACCATGGTGGAGACTCTATAAAATAAGAGAAAAAGGACTCTCAAAAGAAGAGATTCTCAGCCACAGACATTAATCTGAAATTATCGATCTTTCGAAGATCACCTCTCCATAAACCAAAATGCTTCGGGTTCCGGGATCGGAATCTCATCTGAAATTGATAGAACCTCATCCACATAAGCCGGCTGCCTCATGCCAACCAGAACTGAAGAGACATACGGGAGTGATGCAGTCATGACGAGTGCCTTGCTGCCGAGCGAAATACCTCTCAGATTCTGTGGCAGGTAGTTATTCAACATACCATGAAGTTTCATGTTGTTCATGTTATACTTTGCAATAACTATTGTATTAAGGATATGGAGAAACTTCCTCATTTCGGAAAGGAAGTTTTGTGCGAGTTCCGCGACGATTGGAGGCATTGATTCATTTTCGATCACGGTTGATTTAATGATTCTAACCCTGGGATTTATGTAAAACTCTATAAGGTCGTTCAATGAAACGGGATTATCGAGGTCATCGAAATTTTTCATCAGGAATTTTGCCATGCCGAAGGAGTCCTTCAGATCAAGATACTTGTCGTATCCTGTGCGCGTCAGCCTTTTAACTTCATGGTAAATGTTTTCGGCGAGTGTATCCACATTTCTGAAACAACTCTGAAGGTCTTTAATATTGTAACTGCCGTCCATGCTGAAGTCTGTTAGTCTTTCAATCCTGTTGTTCACAATTGCATTGAGGGGTCTGTTGATGACCACACCGAGCTCATGTTTTGCAGCGAGTTTGATAACGCTTTTCCCGTTTTCTGCCTGATTTACCAGAGTCAGGCCATCTTTTTCAGTCAGATTCAAGGGAAGCTGAATAACAGAGACGCCGGCATCATTTTTCCCGGCCGGAGAGATTTTTAGAATTTCTTCGAGTGAAGTGAAGTGGCGATGGAAACTCTGTTGTCCGAAGGTGTTGGAAGAGATGCCATAACTTCTGATCCTGCCGGCTTTAATTTCTTCCTCAAGATGCTCAAAGGCTGCTCTTAGTCTTCCGTAATATTCTTTGCGGAGTTTGCTTTGGTCTCTCTCGGTGGAGTACATCAGGAAGTATTCAGGGTTATGCAGAAAGAAGATGTCGAGATAACCACAGTCGAGTCGTTTAAGCGATTCCGTGATCTGATCCTTTAGAAATTCAGGATGAATGCAATGTTTCAGGTCGGGAGAACAATTGATTATCTCGGGATAAGGTGTGCCCTTTGCTTCCCTTCGTTTGAGGTTATCGAGATTTTTCCCCTGGATGTAACCTGCTTTGGAAGAAATTACAAAATTGGCTCTTTTTGAATCGGAAGACTCTTCCATGTCCTTTAGGACTTCGCCAATCAGAAGTTCGCTGTTTCCATCGGAATAATTTGTCGAAGTATCTATAAAATTGATACCGGAGACGAGAGCTTTTCTTAAGGCTTCTGCGTGTGAACGGACTCTTTTATCAATCCGGTACCCGCCAAACCCAAAAACCGGGACTTCAATGCCGGTTTTTCCTAATTTTCTCTTCTGCATGTCTTTTCCTTATACGAGCAATTATTGGAATTCAAATATAATAAATTATTTGCTAATAATTGATTTTCAACAGGTGATGAAATTTTACATTAAAGACACATCCTGATTGAATTAAATTTGCGGGTGAAGATACAATAACTATTTATGAGCGCCGATGATACCGAGATACCTCGCAATAATATTATTTTTAGTTACCATGCCATCGTTCGGGCAATATTTGTCGTATGGAGAGATGACGAAATTACTCGATTTCAAAAGCGATACTTCCCTTATCAAAAGTGAGATGGCGGGTAAAGGGTTCTATTTGAATACAGATGACAGCGATTCAAACGGATTCCGGCTTGTTTTCGAGTCACCTCTCGAAAGCGATGACTATTTTGTAGGAGTGTTTCAGGATCTCAAAAACGACATGTACACAGTGATTGAGTACACAAAGAACCACATCAGATGGGAGGCGTATATTACTGCCTCAAAAGAGAATGGTTATATCTTTTCAGGGATGAAAAATCCCGCAGAGGGGACTACATACTTTACCTACATGAAAGATGAAATGTTGATGGGACTCTTGGTAAGAAGAGATTCCGAGGGAACGAAGTATCAGTTTTCCTTTACCCGGTAAAACAGGTGTGCAGGACAGCCGC
The nucleotide sequence above comes from Ignavibacteria bacterium. Encoded proteins:
- a CDS encoding fatty acid desaturase, yielding MSNKGIAVAFLIISLWGSHLFYILNYTTPDPLSPLFYLHIIIQSYLYTGLFITGHDAMHGTVSSNKLINKITGYLATFLFAGMSYNRLITHHFDHHRFPGTDRDPDFNVKSQNFWVWWVTFMIRYTTIWQIIVMAAGYNILKLWFSEAAIILFWVLPAFLGTLQLFYFGTYLPHKYPHTEEMKPHNARSQVKNHILAMLSCYFFGYHYEHHSYPAVPWWRLYKIREKGLSKEEILSHRH
- a CDS encoding aldo/keto reductase encodes the protein MQKRKLGKTGIEVPVFGFGGYRIDKRVRSHAEALRKALVSGINFIDTSTNYSDGNSELLIGEVLKDMEESSDSKRANFVISSKAGYIQGKNLDNLKRREAKGTPYPEIINCSPDLKHCIHPEFLKDQITESLKRLDCGYLDIFFLHNPEYFLMYSTERDQSKLRKEYYGRLRAAFEHLEEEIKAGRIRSYGISSNTFGQQSFHRHFTSLEEILKISPAGKNDAGVSVIQLPLNLTEKDGLTLVNQAENGKSVIKLAAKHELGVVINRPLNAIVNNRIERLTDFSMDGSYNIKDLQSCFRNVDTLAENIYHEVKRLTRTGYDKYLDLKDSFGMAKFLMKNFDDLDNPVSLNDLIEFYINPRVRIIKSTVIENESMPPIVAELAQNFLSEMRKFLHILNTIVIAKYNMNNMKLHGMLNNYLPQNLRGISLGSKALVMTASLPYVSSVLVGMRQPAYVDEVLSISDEIPIPEPEAFWFMER